A region of Maridesulfovibrio sp. DNA encodes the following proteins:
- the satP gene encoding acetate uptake transporter, which yields MESKLANPAPLGLMGFGMTTILLNIHNAGFFPISSMILAMGFFYGGIAQIIAGVMEFKKGNTFGTTAFTSYGLFWMTLVALIIMPKMGLADPTPHAFMGWYLILWGVFTMFMFLGTLKSNKVLQFIFFSLTVLFFLLAVRDFSGSHFIGTIAGWEGILCGASAVYLAMAEVINEQYGRTILPIGE from the coding sequence ATGGAATCTAAACTGGCAAATCCCGCCCCGTTAGGCCTGATGGGCTTCGGTATGACCACCATCCTGCTGAATATTCATAATGCAGGATTTTTTCCCATAAGTTCCATGATTCTGGCCATGGGCTTTTTTTACGGCGGCATAGCCCAGATCATCGCCGGAGTGATGGAGTTCAAGAAAGGCAATACCTTCGGGACCACCGCCTTCACTTCCTACGGCTTATTCTGGATGACTCTGGTTGCCCTGATCATCATGCCCAAAATGGGTCTGGCCGACCCCACTCCGCATGCATTCATGGGCTGGTACCTGATACTGTGGGGAGTCTTCACCATGTTCATGTTCCTCGGCACCCTGAAAAGCAACAAGGTGCTGCAGTTCATCTTCTTCTCCCTGACCGTGCTCTTCTTCCTGCTTGCTGTTCGCGATTTCTCCGGCAGCCATTTCATAGGAACAATTGCCGGATGGGAAGGCATCCTTTGCGGAGCTTCCGCAGTCTACCTCGCCATGGCTGAAGTCATCAACGAACAATACGGACGCACCATCCTGCCCATCGGCGAATAA
- the argB gene encoding acetylglutamate kinase, whose translation MEQDIIRAKFLIESLPYIKEFYGETIVIKYGGNAMIDETLKRAFALNIILLKYIGINPVVVHGGGPQIQKMLSALNIDSQFKSGYRVTDEATMDVVEMVLVGQVNKQIVNLINLNGGKAVGLSGKDGMLIRAEQKELVIESETKAPEIIDLGKVGEVTKVNTTLIKSLQREGFIPVIAPVGVDEEGSTYNINADSVAGAVAAAMNAKRLHLLTDVQGLLDADKNLITSMTCREAAEAIDSGVAKGGMIPKLSCCLEAVHSGVEKAHIIDGRVENCVLLELFTKNGIGTEIVS comes from the coding sequence ATGGAACAAGATATTATAAGAGCCAAATTTCTGATTGAATCGCTGCCCTACATCAAGGAATTTTACGGCGAAACAATCGTAATCAAATACGGCGGAAACGCCATGATCGATGAAACCCTGAAACGGGCATTCGCCTTGAATATCATCCTGCTCAAATACATCGGCATCAACCCGGTAGTTGTGCATGGAGGAGGACCGCAGATCCAGAAAATGCTCAGTGCGCTGAACATCGACAGCCAGTTCAAGAGCGGATACCGGGTTACTGACGAAGCAACCATGGACGTAGTGGAAATGGTTCTCGTCGGTCAGGTAAACAAGCAGATCGTCAACCTTATCAACCTGAATGGCGGCAAGGCTGTCGGACTCTCCGGGAAAGACGGCATGCTCATTCGGGCGGAACAGAAAGAACTGGTTATCGAATCCGAGACCAAGGCCCCGGAAATCATAGATCTCGGCAAAGTTGGCGAAGTGACCAAGGTAAACACTACCCTGATCAAATCCCTGCAGAGAGAAGGCTTCATCCCGGTTATCGCACCTGTCGGTGTTGACGAGGAAGGTTCAACTTACAACATCAATGCCGACTCCGTTGCCGGGGCTGTTGCTGCCGCCATGAACGCCAAGAGACTCCATCTGCTGACAGATGTTCAAGGTCTGCTGGATGCTGATAAAAATCTTATTACCTCAATGACCTGCCGTGAAGCTGCTGAAGCCATAGATTCCGGAGTAGCCAAGGGCGGTATGATCCCCAAGCTGAGCTGCTGTCTTGAAGCTGTTCACAGCGGAGTTGAAAAAGCGCACATCATTGACGGACGGGTTGAGAACTGCGTGCTGCTGGAACTTTTCACCAAGAATGGTATCGGTACTGAGATTGTCAGTTAA
- a CDS encoding molybdopterin-guanine dinucleotide biosynthesis protein MobB encodes MKAVAIVGKKKTGKTTMGLALVKKLTEKGYKVGVLKHSHHGFDGAEGSDTEKYKKLSSCIAAYSPSESFVSWKEERTVQDLVPLMDADIIVMEGGNKVGWLPRVIMVREDDDDKEFYPELALKQIPACSPENPPSEELLEELAELVLDKGFILPGLNCGACGREFCMDFVADIIAGKARVSGCQAMKTQMSVTCNGNELGFNPFVADMLSAGITAMLKQLKGYVPGDIEITIKNG; translated from the coding sequence ATGAAAGCCGTTGCCATAGTCGGTAAGAAAAAAACCGGCAAAACCACTATGGGCCTTGCGCTGGTCAAGAAGCTTACTGAAAAAGGATACAAGGTCGGGGTACTTAAGCATTCCCACCATGGTTTTGATGGAGCCGAAGGCTCAGACACCGAAAAATACAAAAAGCTCTCTTCCTGTATAGCTGCATATTCGCCCAGCGAATCATTTGTTTCATGGAAGGAGGAACGAACAGTACAGGATCTTGTTCCGCTCATGGACGCTGATATTATTGTCATGGAAGGAGGCAACAAGGTCGGGTGGTTGCCCAGAGTAATCATGGTCCGCGAAGACGATGACGACAAGGAATTTTACCCCGAACTGGCCTTGAAACAGATTCCGGCCTGCTCACCGGAAAATCCTCCTTCTGAAGAACTCCTAGAAGAATTGGCCGAACTTGTGCTGGACAAAGGATTCATCCTGCCGGGCCTCAACTGCGGAGCCTGTGGGCGGGAATTCTGCATGGATTTCGTGGCTGACATTATTGCCGGTAAGGCCCGAGTTTCCGGGTGTCAGGCCATGAAAACCCAGATGTCTGTGACCTGCAACGGCAACGAACTGGGATTTAACCCATTTGTAGCCGACATGCTCTCTGCCGGAATAACCGCTATGCTTAAGCAGTTGAAAGGTTACGTGCCCGGAGATATTGAGATTACGATCAAGAACGGTTGA
- the glp gene encoding gephyrin-like molybdotransferase Glp, translating to MNHEFFEIISRVEFESLLESFPAVDTVRVSIADAFGMVLGEDIISPEDLPPANRSCMDGYALNARDAFGATEGNPAYLECSATLKVDENPEFELQPGECAAIPTGGTLPDGADAVVMVEHTQDLGSGTIEIRKSSAPGEHTMLKGEDVAKGNIIFQAGHKVRFQDVGLLAALGIKEVFIHRKPRVGIISTGDELVEIDSPQKIGTIRDVNSHTLRCLVNGSGAEAVNYGIVRDELDKLESTLEKAIAENDLVLLSGGSSVGMRDLTVQAIESMQDSAILAHGVAISPGKPTILGRAGNKPVLGLPGQVTSVQVVMLALVVPFIRRLMGQKNAFSGTDRMLVQAELGRNTVSKPGREDYVRMKLTYRDGELPLAEPIYGKSGLLKTMIQADGLMIIPADTEGFYAGNMVNIWKI from the coding sequence ATGAACCATGAGTTTTTTGAAATAATCAGCAGAGTTGAGTTTGAATCCCTACTGGAATCTTTTCCAGCAGTGGACACAGTGCGTGTTTCCATTGCCGATGCATTCGGTATGGTCCTAGGTGAAGACATAATTTCACCGGAAGACCTGCCGCCTGCAAACCGTTCCTGTATGGACGGCTACGCGCTCAATGCCCGAGACGCCTTCGGCGCAACCGAGGGCAACCCGGCCTATCTGGAATGCTCCGCCACCCTTAAAGTTGACGAAAATCCAGAATTTGAACTCCAGCCCGGAGAATGTGCAGCCATCCCCACCGGTGGAACCCTGCCTGACGGGGCGGATGCTGTGGTAATGGTCGAGCACACTCAGGATCTGGGTTCCGGTACCATTGAAATCCGCAAGTCCTCCGCCCCCGGCGAACACACCATGCTTAAAGGGGAAGATGTTGCCAAAGGCAATATTATTTTTCAGGCCGGGCACAAGGTCCGCTTTCAGGATGTCGGATTGCTGGCTGCGCTGGGAATAAAGGAAGTCTTCATTCACCGAAAACCGCGTGTGGGCATCATCTCCACCGGTGACGAGCTGGTGGAAATAGATTCACCGCAAAAAATCGGAACCATTCGTGATGTGAACTCGCACACCCTGCGCTGTCTGGTAAACGGGTCCGGAGCGGAAGCCGTCAATTACGGCATTGTCCGTGATGAACTGGATAAGCTTGAAAGCACCCTCGAAAAGGCTATTGCCGAAAACGATCTGGTACTCCTTTCCGGCGGCAGCTCGGTAGGCATGCGCGACCTGACCGTGCAGGCAATTGAATCCATGCAGGACTCTGCAATCCTCGCCCACGGGGTGGCAATCAGCCCCGGTAAACCGACCATCCTTGGCCGGGCCGGGAACAAGCCTGTGCTGGGACTGCCCGGACAGGTCACTTCGGTTCAAGTCGTCATGCTGGCGCTGGTAGTTCCGTTTATCCGCCGGCTCATGGGCCAGAAAAACGCATTTTCCGGAACCGACCGCATGCTGGTTCAGGCTGAACTGGGCCGCAACACCGTATCCAAACCGGGCCGGGAAGATTACGTACGCATGAAGCTGACCTACCGTGATGGTGAATTGCCATTAGCCGAACCGATTTATGGCAAATCCGGCCTGCTCAAAACTATGATTCAGGCTGACGGGTTGATGATCATCCCGGCCGACACCGAAGGTTTTTACGCCGGAAACATGGTAAACATCTGGAAAATATAA
- a CDS encoding molybdopterin biosynthesis protein: MTDRNIYLKTIPVHEAVKAAMENLDREALVQTETIPVHEALGRVTAEAVIARCSSPTYHSAAMDGYAVKSDTTFTAREGQPLLLKKGTDCIAVNTGNPLPDGMDAIIMIEHVVDDGENISIEAPAFPWQHVRRIGEDIVATEMLLPRKHTISAFDMGALLSAGIYELKVYERIRMTFIPTGDEVLPFADHPTPKPGEVIESNSQVFKSLAAGLDVEFSYTAPVKDREEKLTAAVEAALKDSHIVVVGAGSSAGSKDFTRIVFEKLGKLLVHGIAVMPGKPTVLGTAQGKLLVGAPGYPVSAVVCFEDVLTPIISWLAGKYEPQRDKVQVRLARRTPSKPGLEEIVRLAIGQVDGEYIGVPLSRGAGMITTLTKAQGFTRIPAESEGVEINSNVEVELFSGRSELDKVLMHVGSHDNTIDMLADMLMGGKDPLRLVSTHAGSMGGLTALKNNMALFAGAHLFDPETDDFNFPFIERYLPGMEVTVINLAIRHQGFIVPKENPKGIEGIQSLGNLQINFINRQRGAGTRILFDYHMKKAGLKPENILGYDREEFTHMAVAANVLTGAADCGLGIFAAAKALDLDFVPLAHERYDLVIPRKYMEDNRIKTLLELIKSDKVKQAINELGGYETDLTGQEMNPGVGLG, encoded by the coding sequence ATGACTGACCGCAATATCTATCTGAAAACCATCCCTGTTCACGAAGCTGTTAAGGCAGCTATGGAAAATCTTGACCGTGAAGCACTGGTTCAAACTGAAACCATTCCGGTTCACGAAGCTCTTGGCCGGGTCACAGCTGAAGCGGTAATCGCCCGCTGTTCCTCGCCCACTTATCACTCTGCAGCAATGGACGGTTACGCGGTAAAAAGCGACACAACTTTCACCGCCCGTGAAGGCCAGCCCCTTCTGTTGAAAAAAGGCACTGACTGCATTGCGGTAAACACCGGGAATCCCCTGCCGGACGGGATGGATGCCATTATCATGATTGAGCATGTGGTGGATGATGGTGAGAATATTTCCATCGAAGCCCCGGCTTTCCCGTGGCAGCATGTGCGCCGTATCGGTGAAGATATTGTAGCAACAGAAATGCTTCTGCCGCGCAAGCATACCATCTCGGCATTTGACATGGGAGCTCTACTTTCCGCCGGAATATATGAGCTCAAGGTTTATGAAAGAATTCGCATGACCTTTATACCGACCGGGGACGAAGTACTGCCCTTTGCGGACCATCCAACTCCCAAACCGGGAGAAGTCATTGAATCAAATTCACAGGTTTTCAAATCCCTTGCAGCCGGGCTGGATGTAGAATTCAGCTATACCGCTCCGGTCAAGGACCGCGAAGAAAAGCTGACAGCTGCGGTAGAAGCTGCCCTCAAGGATTCGCACATCGTAGTTGTCGGGGCTGGCTCATCGGCAGGGAGCAAGGATTTTACCCGCATAGTTTTTGAAAAACTGGGTAAGCTGCTGGTCCACGGAATAGCTGTCATGCCCGGCAAACCCACGGTTCTGGGTACAGCGCAAGGTAAGCTGCTGGTCGGTGCTCCCGGCTACCCGGTCAGCGCGGTGGTCTGCTTTGAAGATGTGCTTACCCCGATCATTTCATGGCTGGCAGGCAAATATGAACCGCAAAGAGACAAAGTTCAGGTCCGCCTTGCCCGGCGAACTCCCTCCAAACCCGGTCTTGAAGAAATCGTACGGCTGGCTATCGGACAGGTTGACGGCGAATATATCGGAGTTCCCCTTTCGCGGGGAGCAGGCATGATAACCACCCTGACCAAGGCACAGGGATTTACCCGCATCCCGGCTGAAAGTGAGGGGGTGGAAATAAACTCCAATGTTGAAGTGGAGCTTTTCTCCGGCCGTTCAGAACTGGACAAGGTGCTCATGCACGTTGGCAGCCATGACAACACCATCGACATGCTGGCAGACATGCTCATGGGAGGAAAGGATCCGCTGCGTCTGGTTTCCACCCATGCCGGATCCATGGGCGGATTGACTGCGCTGAAAAACAATATGGCCCTCTTCGCCGGAGCGCATCTTTTTGATCCAGAGACGGATGATTTCAACTTTCCGTTCATTGAAAGATATCTGCCCGGAATGGAAGTAACGGTGATTAACCTCGCCATCCGTCATCAGGGCTTTATTGTTCCCAAAGAAAACCCGAAGGGCATCGAGGGTATCCAATCTCTCGGAAATTTGCAGATTAATTTCATTAACCGCCAGCGTGGAGCCGGGACACGAATCCTCTTCGACTACCACATGAAAAAAGCAGGATTGAAACCGGAGAATATCCTCGGCTATGACCGCGAAGAGTTCACCCACATGGCTGTAGCTGCCAATGTGCTCACCGGTGCAGCCGACTGCGGACTGGGTATCTTTGCCGCAGCCAAGGCATTGGACCTCGACTTTGTACCGCTGGCACATGAACGTTATGACCTGGTCATCCCCCGGAAATATATGGAAGACAACAGGATAAAAACACTGCTGGAACTCATAAAATCTGATAAAGTAAAACAAGCTATCAATGAACTTGGCGGCTACGAAACTGACCTTACCGGACAGGAAATGAATCCGGGAGTCGGATTAGGCTAA
- a CDS encoding 4-oxalocrotonate tautomerase — protein sequence MPVIKVEMFEGRTVEQKRELVEVFSKEMARITGCSVESIYVVIDEVKKENWGAGGELCSDKFPD from the coding sequence ATGCCTGTAATAAAAGTTGAAATGTTCGAAGGTAGAACTGTGGAACAGAAAAGGGAACTTGTGGAAGTATTCTCCAAAGAAATGGCTCGGATCACCGGATGCAGCGTAGAGTCCATCTATGTTGTCATTGATGAGGTAAAAAAGGAAAACTGGGGAGCAGGAGGAGAGCTTTGTTCTGACAAGTTTCCGGATTAA
- a CDS encoding cytochrome b/b6 domain-containing protein — protein MTGHNMKKIYLYSKFERFWHWTQSILIMLLMITGLEVHGVFTLFGFEKAVDLHNTLGISWLILFVFIIFWLLTTGEWKQYIPTSKKLFDVAMYYASGIFKGEDHPVHKSKDAKHNPLQRLVYLGLSAILLPLQMVTGLLYWTYNDWAAYGLDFLSLNVVANVHMACAYALLAFLVVHIYMTTTGHNITAHIAAMFSGWEEVPEDYKAEEWEVHEK, from the coding sequence ATGACCGGACATAACATGAAGAAGATCTATCTCTATTCGAAGTTCGAGCGTTTCTGGCACTGGACCCAGTCCATTCTGATTATGCTGCTCATGATTACCGGGCTTGAAGTTCACGGGGTGTTTACCCTATTCGGATTTGAAAAGGCCGTGGATCTGCACAACACCTTGGGAATCAGCTGGCTGATCCTGTTCGTGTTCATCATTTTCTGGCTGCTGACCACCGGGGAGTGGAAGCAGTACATCCCCACTTCCAAGAAGCTTTTTGATGTGGCCATGTACTATGCTTCCGGCATATTCAAGGGTGAAGATCACCCGGTACATAAGAGCAAGGATGCCAAGCACAATCCCTTGCAACGTCTGGTTTACCTTGGATTGTCGGCAATCCTGCTGCCTTTGCAGATGGTAACCGGTCTTCTTTATTGGACCTACAATGACTGGGCCGCCTACGGCTTGGATTTCCTGAGCCTGAACGTGGTCGCCAATGTCCATATGGCCTGCGCTTACGCACTGCTGGCCTTCCTAGTGGTTCATATCTACATGACCACCACCGGACATAACATAACTGCCCACATAGCGGCCATGTTCTCCGGCTGGGAAGAAGTACCCGAGGACTACAAGGCCGAGGAATGGGAAGTCCATGAGAAGTAG
- a CDS encoding tetrathionate reductase family octaheme c-type cytochrome, protein MRLMRNSVLLLAAVVFLGASAFAAGDTAPGREMARQATKGKELWITADHSKFDALKQPFKSGPEVTKACLTCHTEAGHQFHKTIHWTWLDPKAEKELKVGKGGLVVNNFCINIQSNEPRCTSCHAGYGWKNKDFDFTSQEKIDCLVCHEQTGTYKKFPAGAGNPAPPPGMTFKGNGKFYAAPEWNKVAQSVGRPTRKNCGTCHFFGGGGDGVKHGDLDSSMLKPAKTLDVHMGIDGQNFTCVRCHTTVKHDIAGRIYSTPAATERKSLLEDDLGSKIMCESCHSNRPHKSELGMKLNDHTDKLACQSCHIPAFARVLPTKMWWDWSQAGKKKDGKPYVVKGEWGKPTYMTKKGDMRWEKNVVPEYYWFNGTIDTITAKTVIDPGKPVRVSMPVGSINDKNSRIMPFKVHRGMTPYDKENKTMVIPHLFGKDKAAYWKGYDWTEAAKAGMEYAGLPFSGEVGFVETEYVYPTTHMVAPKENAVACEECHSKQGRLAKMTCFYMPGRDASSVVDAGGGFIVLASAVGVILHALGRIFMSGRKED, encoded by the coding sequence ATGAGATTGATGCGGAACTCAGTACTGCTGCTGGCTGCGGTGGTCTTTCTGGGCGCAAGCGCATTTGCCGCCGGGGATACTGCTCCGGGTAGGGAAATGGCACGTCAAGCGACCAAGGGCAAGGAGCTTTGGATTACAGCTGACCATTCCAAGTTCGACGCGTTGAAGCAACCTTTTAAGAGCGGACCGGAAGTTACCAAGGCCTGTCTGACCTGTCATACCGAGGCCGGACACCAGTTTCACAAGACCATTCACTGGACCTGGCTTGATCCAAAGGCGGAGAAGGAACTCAAGGTTGGTAAGGGCGGTCTGGTCGTCAACAACTTCTGTATCAACATTCAATCCAACGAACCGCGCTGCACCTCCTGTCACGCAGGTTATGGATGGAAGAATAAGGATTTTGATTTCACTTCGCAGGAAAAGATCGATTGTCTCGTCTGCCATGAGCAAACCGGAACTTACAAGAAGTTTCCTGCCGGAGCCGGTAATCCTGCTCCCCCGCCGGGCATGACGTTTAAGGGGAACGGCAAGTTCTACGCAGCTCCTGAATGGAATAAGGTTGCCCAGTCCGTAGGACGTCCGACTCGTAAGAATTGCGGTACCTGCCATTTCTTCGGTGGCGGCGGTGACGGTGTAAAGCATGGTGATCTTGATTCCTCCATGCTTAAGCCTGCAAAGACTCTTGACGTACACATGGGTATAGACGGGCAGAATTTTACCTGCGTCCGTTGCCACACCACGGTCAAGCACGATATTGCGGGCCGTATCTATTCGACTCCGGCAGCAACCGAACGCAAGTCCCTGCTGGAAGACGACCTTGGCTCCAAGATCATGTGTGAATCCTGCCACAGTAATCGTCCGCATAAGTCCGAGCTGGGTATGAAGCTCAATGATCATACTGACAAGCTGGCCTGCCAGAGCTGTCATATTCCGGCCTTTGCCCGCGTATTGCCCACCAAGATGTGGTGGGACTGGTCGCAGGCCGGTAAGAAGAAGGACGGCAAGCCTTATGTTGTAAAGGGAGAATGGGGCAAGCCGACATACATGACCAAGAAGGGCGATATGCGTTGGGAAAAGAATGTTGTCCCCGAGTATTACTGGTTTAACGGAACCATCGATACGATTACCGCCAAGACAGTCATTGATCCCGGCAAGCCGGTTCGGGTTTCCATGCCTGTAGGTTCCATCAATGACAAGAATTCCCGGATCATGCCCTTCAAGGTGCATCGCGGAATGACTCCTTATGACAAGGAAAACAAGACCATGGTCATCCCGCATCTGTTCGGCAAGGACAAGGCCGCCTACTGGAAGGGATATGACTGGACTGAAGCTGCGAAGGCCGGAATGGAGTATGCCGGATTGCCTTTCAGCGGAGAAGTGGGATTCGTGGAAACCGAATACGTCTATCCGACCACCCACATGGTCGCGCCTAAGGAAAACGCGGTAGCTTGTGAAGAATGCCATAGCAAGCAGGGCCGCCTTGCCAAGATGACCTGTTTCTACATGCCCGGACGCGATGCCTCCTCTGTGGTTGATGCCGGGGGCGGGTTCATAGTGCTTGCCTCTGCAGTGGGTGTCATCCTGCATGCCCTTGGCCGCATTTTCATGTCAGGCCGTAAGGAGGATTAG
- a CDS encoding iron-sulfur cluster-binding protein, which produces MTSPLFSRLFKLTIFIMALTGAAQMPIFKRYYIADLPGLGWLADFYLTNKIHYIFGAVLIFMVLYLLTIFAAAGKEYFKLTSSGMLRVGLYVIVLGTGVLRVVKNLHSVTFDPFTVMLIDWTHLGAAMLLGMAAMYAFFRGRKPYLEGLSGLRR; this is translated from the coding sequence ATGACTAGCCCTCTCTTCTCGCGTCTTTTCAAACTGACTATATTTATAATGGCTCTGACCGGGGCTGCTCAGATGCCCATTTTCAAGCGGTACTACATCGCGGATCTTCCGGGACTGGGCTGGCTGGCTGATTTCTATCTGACCAACAAGATTCATTACATATTCGGGGCAGTTCTCATTTTTATGGTTCTGTACCTGCTGACCATTTTTGCAGCAGCCGGGAAGGAATATTTCAAGCTGACTTCTTCCGGAATGCTGCGGGTGGGGCTGTACGTGATTGTTCTCGGAACCGGAGTGTTGCGGGTAGTCAAGAACCTGCATTCGGTCACTTTTGACCCTTTTACGGTCATGCTCATCGATTGGACCCATCTGGGTGCGGCAATGTTGCTGGGTATGGCGGCCATGTATGCTTTTTTCCGCGGGCGGAAGCCTTATCTGGAGGGATTGTCAGGTTTGCGCCGTTAA
- a CDS encoding 4Fe-4S dicluster domain-containing protein yields the protein MSNKNSGISRRSFLKGLGAAGGAVLLPVRETAVAAGSSDEELCTLLDLSKCIGCGECVSACHEANEHKFPKPDKPYPEMYPKSRVKIEDWSGRRDVDDRLTPYNWLYIQSAEVEFNGEIHEVNIPRRCLHCRNAPCANLCPWGAAGKQKNGIVRINEEVCLGGAKCRAVCPWHIPQRQTGVGLYLRLLPNFAGNGVMYKCDRCYDRIADGGIPACIEACPEGVQTIGPRSEIIRKAHELAEQNNMFIYGEEENGGTNTLYLSPVPFNLLDEAVEKGAGKPGLSPVEDSMADEEKLAYAVGIAPFAGIAAGLIKAGNYFASAAGRKDND from the coding sequence ATGTCGAATAAGAATAGTGGAATTTCACGAAGGTCTTTCCTTAAGGGGTTGGGAGCCGCAGGTGGTGCGGTGCTACTTCCAGTCCGCGAGACAGCTGTTGCTGCGGGCAGCAGCGATGAAGAGTTATGCACTCTGCTGGACCTTTCAAAGTGTATCGGTTGCGGAGAGTGCGTCTCTGCCTGTCATGAAGCCAATGAACACAAGTTTCCCAAACCTGATAAGCCTTACCCTGAAATGTATCCCAAGAGCCGGGTTAAGATTGAGGACTGGTCCGGGCGCAGGGATGTGGATGACCGTCTAACACCCTACAACTGGCTGTATATCCAGAGTGCGGAGGTTGAATTCAATGGTGAAATCCATGAAGTCAACATTCCCCGACGTTGTCTGCACTGCCGCAATGCGCCTTGCGCAAACCTTTGCCCGTGGGGTGCTGCCGGAAAGCAGAAAAACGGCATCGTGCGCATCAATGAAGAGGTCTGCCTAGGCGGGGCCAAGTGCCGTGCGGTCTGCCCGTGGCATATTCCCCAGCGTCAGACCGGAGTTGGGCTCTATCTGCGGCTGCTCCCCAATTTTGCCGGAAACGGGGTCATGTACAAGTGTGACCGCTGCTATGACCGCATAGCTGATGGTGGGATTCCGGCCTGTATTGAAGCTTGTCCTGAAGGTGTGCAGACCATCGGTCCGCGCAGTGAAATTATCAGAAAGGCCCATGAACTGGCGGAGCAGAACAACATGTTTATATACGGCGAGGAAGAAAACGGCGGTACCAATACTCTTTATCTTTCCCCGGTACCTTTCAACCTGCTTGATGAGGCAGTGGAAAAAGGGGCCGGAAAGCCCGGACTTTCCCCGGTGGAAGATTCCATGGCCGATGAGGAAAAGCTGGCTTACGCTGTAGGCATAGCTCCTTTTGCCGGGATTGCTGCCGGGCTTATCAAGGCCGGAAATTATTTTGCATCTGCAGCAGGGAGGAAGGACAATGACTAG
- a CDS encoding sigma 54-interacting transcriptional regulator produces the protein MTEQDIDLYIREILDTMNDGLIIVRPDGTIMMINSALLRMTGFKKEDLLNKPCSVLGCDACRRVREQAPGHWCGLFKKRKESRKNCHIIDKNGNYLHVLKNASLLRDDEGKILGAVETVTDISELDRKELKIRELSRKLQHEEGKFCGFVGHSPAMQKVYTLLRKAARSDAPVIIYGESGTGKELAAQAIHELSPRADKPFVQLNCAALNESLLESELFGHVKGAFTGAYRHRQGRFEEAADGSIFLDEIGDIPLPIQVKLLRVLETRSFERVGENINLSMDARLITATNQDIRRLVHEKQFREDFFFRINVIPVYLPPLRDRKEDLPLLVDHFIHMNNHIDKAESPTPETMRKLMDYDWPGNIRELKSALEYAAVVKDSGPIQPEHLPPQIGEADRHTQQPDQVGTTIQPDEKQELINALKKAGGNKSKAAKILGVSRGTIHNRMRKYTVKYGLNE, from the coding sequence ATGACCGAGCAGGACATAGACCTCTATATAAGGGAAATTCTTGATACCATGAATGACGGACTGATCATCGTCCGCCCGGACGGAACCATAATGATGATTAATTCTGCTCTGCTACGCATGACCGGATTTAAAAAGGAGGACCTGCTGAACAAGCCCTGCTCGGTTCTCGGTTGTGATGCCTGCCGCAGAGTTCGGGAACAGGCTCCCGGACACTGGTGCGGGCTGTTTAAAAAACGAAAGGAAAGCCGCAAAAACTGCCACATTATCGATAAAAACGGCAATTACCTGCATGTTCTCAAAAACGCTTCCCTGCTCAGGGATGATGAAGGCAAGATACTGGGTGCAGTGGAAACAGTCACCGACATTTCAGAACTGGACCGCAAGGAGCTGAAAATAAGAGAACTTTCCCGAAAGCTGCAGCATGAAGAAGGAAAGTTCTGCGGATTCGTGGGTCATTCCCCGGCCATGCAGAAAGTCTACACTCTGCTGCGCAAGGCGGCCCGCTCCGATGCTCCGGTGATCATTTACGGCGAATCGGGAACGGGCAAGGAACTTGCTGCACAGGCCATCCATGAACTCAGCCCGCGGGCAGACAAACCCTTTGTACAACTTAACTGTGCCGCACTTAATGAATCACTGCTGGAAAGTGAACTGTTCGGACATGTAAAGGGTGCGTTTACCGGGGCCTACCGCCACAGGCAGGGGCGTTTTGAAGAGGCGGCGGACGGTTCCATATTTCTGGATGAAATCGGGGATATACCGTTACCCATTCAGGTAAAATTACTACGCGTGCTGGAAACCAGATCCTTTGAGAGGGTCGGGGAGAATATAAACCTGTCCATGGATGCAAGGCTGATTACAGCCACTAATCAGGATATACGCAGGCTTGTGCATGAAAAACAATTCCGCGAAGATTTTTTCTTCCGCATAAACGTGATCCCGGTGTACCTGCCCCCCTTACGAGACCGCAAAGAAGACCTGCCTCTGCTGGTGGACCATTTTATTCACATGAACAACCATATTGATAAAGCTGAAAGCCCGACACCGGAGACCATGCGCAAACTGATGGATTATGATTGGCCCGGTAATATACGAGAACTTAAAAGCGCACTGGAATACGCCGCTGTGGTCAAAGACAGCGGCCCGATACAACCCGAACACCTGCCGCCACAAATCGGGGAAGCAGACCGCCATACCCAACAGCCGGATCAGGTCGGCACAACTATTCAGCCGGACGAAAAACAGGAATTAATCAACGCACTGAAAAAGGCCGGAGGCAACAAGAGTAAAGCTGCAAAGATTCTGGGGGTCAGCCGGGGAACCATTCATAACCGCATGCGCAAATATACGGTCAAATATGGGTTGAACGAATAG